Proteins from one Belonocnema kinseyi isolate 2016_QV_RU_SX_M_011 chromosome 8, B_treatae_v1, whole genome shotgun sequence genomic window:
- the LOC117178673 gene encoding uncharacterized protein LOC117178673 — MTNHPYAPCDIWNMDETNFFTVPTKIGKVIAFRGSRQVGQIASQERGTSITMALAVNAEGGSIPPFFLFRRKNMQSCFMEDASRGAVGHANESGWMQQPEFVKFMEHFIKRNKSSLESPTLLLLDYHSSHLSVEALEMANNNGVTLLSFAPHCSHKLQLLDVSVYGPVNTYYNSQ; from the coding sequence ATGACAAATCATCCGTATGCACCATGTGACATTTGGAATATGGACGAGACCAACTTTTTTACCGTACCGACGAAAATTGGGAAGGTTATAGCGTTTCGAGGATCCAGACAAGTGGGGCAAATCGCGTCACAAGAACGCGGAACCTCGATCACAATGGCGTTGGCCGTCAACGCAGAAGGAGGGTCAATAccaccattttttttattccgaCGAAAAAATATGCAGTCTTGCTTTATGGAAGATGCGTCTCGTGGTGCTGTTGGGCACGCGAACGAATCAGGGTGGATGCAGCAGCCAGAATTTGTCAAATTTATGGAACATTTCATTAAACGAAATAAATCATCTTTGGAGTCGCCAACTTTGCTGTTGCTGGATTACCACTCTTCCCATTTATCTGTTGAGGCATTAGAAATGGCGAACAATAATGGAGTAACTCTGCTTTCTTTCGCGCCACACTGCAGTCATAAATTACAGCTATTGGATGTGTCAGTGTATGGGCCCGTCAATACATACTATAATTCACAATGA